A single Pan troglodytes isolate AG18354 chromosome 19, NHGRI_mPanTro3-v2.0_pri, whole genome shotgun sequence DNA region contains:
- the SLFN13 gene encoding schlafen family member 13, with protein sequence MEANHCSLGVYPSYPDLVIDVGEVTLGEENRKKLQKTQRDQERARVIRAACALLNSGGGVIQMEMANRDERPTEMGLDLEESLRKLIQYPYLQVFFETKQHGRCFYIFVKSWSGDPFLKDGSFNSRICSLSSSLYCRSGTSVLRMNSRQAFDFLKTKERQSKYNLINEGSPPSKIMKAVYQNISESNPAYEVFQTDTIEYGEILSFPESPSVEFKQFSTKHIQQYVENIIPEYISAFANTEGGYLFIGVDDKSRKVLGCAKEQVDPDSLKNVIARAISKLPIVHFCSSKPRVEYSTKIVEVFCGKELYGYLCVIKVKAFCCVVFSEAPKSWMVREKYIRPLTTEEWVEKMMDADPEFPPDFAEAFESQLSLSDSPSLCRPVYSKKGLEHKADLQQHLFPVPPGHLECTPESLWKELSLQHEGLKELIHKQMRPFSQGIVILSRSWAVDLNLQEKPGVICDALLIAQNSTPILYTILREQDAEGQDYCTRTAFTLKQKLVNMGGYTGKVCVKAKVLCLSPESSAEALEAAVSPMDYPASYSLAGTQHMEALLQSLVIVLLGFRSLLSDQLGCEVLNLLTAQQYEIFSRSLRKNRELFVHGLPGSGKTIMAMKIMEKIRNVFHCEAHRILYVCENQPLRNFISHRNICRAETRKTFLRENFEHIQHIVIDEAQNFRTEDGDWYRKAKTITQREKDCPGVLWIFLDYFQTSHLGHSGLPPLSAQYPREELTRVVRNADEIAEYIQQEMQLIIENPPINIPHEYLAILSEAKWVPGVPGNTKIIKNFTLEQIVTYVADTCRCFFERGYSPKDVAVLVSTVTEVEQYQSKLLKAMRKKKMVVQLSDACDMLGEHIVLDSVRRFSGLERSIVFGIHPRTADPAILPNILICLASRAKQHLYIFL encoded by the exons ATGGAGGCAAATCACTGCTCCCTGGGTGTGTATCCATCTTACCCAGACCTGGTCATCGATGTCGGAGAAGTGACTCtgggagaagaaaacagaaaaaagctgcAGAAAACTCAGAGAGACCAAGAGAGGGCGAGAGTTATACGGGCTGCGTGTGCTTTATTAAACTCAGGAGGAGGAGTGATTCAGATGGAAATGGCCAACAGGGATGAGCGTCCCACAGAGATGGGACTGGATTTAGAAGAATCCTTGAGAAAGCTTATTCAGTATCCATATTTGCAGGTTTTCTTTGAGACTAAGCAACACGGAaggtgtttttatatttttgttaaatcttGGAGTGGTGATCCTTTCCTTAAAGATGGTTCTTTCAATTCCCGCATTTGCAGCCTTAGTTCTTCATTATACTGTAGATCTGGCACCTCTGTGCTTCGCATGAATTCAAGACAGGCATTCGATTTCCTGAAGACCAAGGAAAGACAGTCCAAATATAATCTGATTAATGAAGGGTCTCCACCTAGTAAAATTATGAAAGCTGTATACCAGAACATATCTGAGTCAAATCCTGCATATGAAGTTTTCCAAACTGACACTATTgaatatggtgaaatcctatctttTCCTGAGTCTCCATCCGTGGAGTTTAAACAGTTCTCTACAAAACACATCCAAcaatatgtagaaaatataattCCAGAGTACATCTCTGCATTTGCAAACACTGAGGGAGGCTATCTTTTTATTGGAGTGGATGATAAGAGTAGGAAAGTCCTGGGATGTGCCAAAGAACAGGTTGACCCTGACtctttgaaaaatgtaattgCAAGAGCAATTTCTAAGTTGCCCATTGTCCATTTTTGCTCTTCAAAACCTCGGGTAGAGTACAGCACCAAAATCGTAGAAGTGTTTTGTGGGAAAGAGTTGTATGGCTATCTCTGTGTGATTAAAGTGAAGGCATTCTGTTGTGTGGTGTTCTCGGAAGCTCCCAAGTCATGGATGGTGAGGGAGAAGTACATCCGCCCCTTGACAACTGAGGAATGGGTAGAGAAAATGATGGACGCAGATCCAG AGTTTCCTCCAGACTTTGCTGAGGCCTTTGAGTCTCAGTTGAGTCTATCTGACAGTCCTTCACTTTGCAGACCAGTGTATTCTAAGAAAGGTCTGGAACACAAAGCTGATCTACAACAACATTTATTTCCAG TTCCACCAGGACATTTGGAATGTACTCCAGAGTCCCTCTGGAAGGAGCTGTCTTTACAGCATGAAGGACTAAAGGAGTTAATACACAAGCAAATGCGACCTTTCTCCCAGGGAATTGTGATCCTCTCTAGAAGCTGGGCTGTGGACCTGAACTTGCAGGAGAAGCCAGGAGTCATCTGTGATGCTCTGCTGATAGCACAGAACAGCACCCCCATTCTCTACACCATTCTCAGGGAGCAGGATGCAGAGGGCCAGGACTACTGCACTCGCACCGCCTTTACTTTGAAGCAGAAGCTAGTGAACATGGGGGGCTACACCGGGAAGGTGTGTGTGAAGGCCAAGGTCCTCTGCCTGAGTCCTGAGAGCAGCGCAGAGGCCTTGGAGGCTGCAGTGTCTCCGATGGATTACCCCGCGTCCTATAGCCTTGCAGGCACCCAGCACATGGAAGCCCTGCTGCAGTCCCTCGTGATTGTCTTACTCGGCTTCAGGTCTCTCTTGAGTGACCAGCTCGGCTGTGAAGTTTTAAATCTGCTCACAGCCCAGCAGTATGAGATATTCTCCAGAAGCCTCCGCAAGAACAGAGAGTTGTTTGTCCACGGCTTACCTGGCTCAGGGAAGACCATCATGGCCATGAAGATCATGGAGAAGATCAGGAATGTGTTTCACTGTGAGGCACACAGAATTCTCTACGTTTGTGAAAACCAGCCTCTGAGGAACTTTATCAG tcatagaaatatctgccgaGCAGAGACCCGGAAAACTTTCCTAAGAGAAAACTTTGAACACATTCAACACATCGTCATTGACGAAGCTCAGAATTTCCGTACTGAAGATGGGGACTGGTATAGGAAGGCAAAAACCATCACTCAGAGAGAAAAGGATTGTCCAGGAGTTCTCTGGATCTTTCTGGACTACTTTCAGACCAGTCACTTGGGTCACAGTGGCCTTCCCCCTCTCTCAGCACAGTATCCAAGAGAAGAGCTCACCAGAGTAGTTCGCAATGCAGATGAAATAGCCGAGTACATACAACAAGAAATGCAACTAATTATAGAAAATCCTCCAATTAATATCCCCCATGAGTATCTGGCAATTCTCAGTGAAGCTAAATGGGTTCCAGGTGTTCCAGGCAACACAAAGATTATTAAAAACTTTACTTTGGAGCAAATAGTGACCTATGTGGCAGACACCTGCAGGTGCTTCTTTGAAAGGGGCTATTCTCCAAAGGATGTTGCTGTGCTTGTCAGCACCGTGACAGAAGTGGAGCAGTATCAGTCTAAGCTCTTGAAagcaatgaggaagaaaaaaatggtggTGCAGCTCAGTGATGCATGTGATATGTTGGGTGAGCACATTGTGTTGGACAGTGTCCGGCGATTCTCAGGCCTGGAAAGGAGCATAGTGTTTGGGATCCATCCAAGGACAGCTGACCCAGCTATCTTACCCAATATTCTGATCTGTCTGGCTTCCAGGGCAAAACAGCACctatatatttttctgtga